One stretch of Alcaligenes aquatilis DNA includes these proteins:
- a CDS encoding amino acid ABC transporter permease, which translates to MNVDVIHDNLLYFLVGAYPHGPLGGAALTLLLSVLSASLSAILGLVFGVALVLTRGVAHTTLLLFLGFFRAIPVIMLIFWVYFLLPILFKVDVPGLFTVVCALSLIGGAYLAHSVSAGISSLPAGQWQAGRALGLNTVQIMTSIILPQALPVMLPSFINQWVALIKDTSLAYVIGVAELSFVATQVSNRVMVHPTEIFLFVGLMYYVICATLELLANRVARRYDKHLRLDGK; encoded by the coding sequence ATGAACGTCGATGTAATTCATGACAACCTGCTGTATTTCCTGGTGGGGGCGTATCCGCATGGCCCTTTAGGTGGGGCGGCGCTGACGCTCTTGTTAAGCGTGCTCTCGGCAAGTCTGTCGGCTATTTTGGGGCTGGTCTTTGGGGTGGCCCTGGTGTTGACGCGCGGTGTGGCGCATACCACCTTGCTGCTGTTTCTGGGCTTTTTCCGTGCCATCCCTGTGATCATGCTGATTTTCTGGGTGTACTTTCTGCTGCCCATTCTGTTCAAGGTGGATGTGCCGGGCCTGTTTACCGTGGTCTGCGCCTTGTCTTTGATTGGTGGTGCGTATCTGGCGCATTCGGTGTCAGCGGGCATCAGCAGCTTGCCGGCGGGGCAATGGCAAGCGGGCAGGGCGCTGGGCCTGAATACTGTTCAAATCATGACGTCCATCATTCTGCCGCAAGCCTTGCCGGTGATGTTGCCTTCTTTTATTAATCAGTGGGTTGCTTTGATCAAGGACACCTCGCTGGCTTATGTCATTGGCGTGGCGGAATTGTCTTTTGTTGCCACTCAGGTCAGCAATCGGGTCATGGTTCACCCCACTGAAATCTTCTTGTTTGTCGGGCTGATGTACTACGTGATTTGCGCAACGCTGGAGTTGCTTGCGAATCGGGTGGCCCGACGTTATGACAAACATCTGCGACTGGATGGCAAATGA
- a CDS encoding MmoB/DmpM family protein — protein sequence MKSKVYIGLQDNDMSRYIVEAIEQDNPDATVIYQPAMIRIECVGQLTVKRETVEEKYGQQWDMQELHLNLITLGGNVDEDEDRLLLHWNS from the coding sequence ATGAAATCCAAGGTTTATATCGGTCTGCAAGATAACGACATGTCGCGCTACATCGTCGAGGCCATCGAGCAAGACAACCCGGACGCCACGGTGATTTATCAGCCAGCCATGATTCGCATTGAGTGTGTGGGCCAACTGACCGTCAAGCGCGAGACCGTGGAAGAAAAGTACGGGCAGCAGTGGGACATGCAGGAACTGCATCTGAATCTGATCACCTTGGGTGGCAATGTGGATGAAGATGAAGACCGCTTGTTGTTGCACTGGAACAGCTAA
- a CDS encoding amino acid ABC transporter ATP-binding protein has translation MIRIDSVSKWYGTFQVLKDCTAQVDRQEVVVVCGPSGSGKSTLLKTVNGLEPFQQGTILVDGVSVGDPATNLPELRSRVGMVFQNFELFPHLNVLANLTLAQRKVLGRGRDEASERALLYLDRVGLKAMADRYPASLSGGQQQRVAIARALCMDPVCMLFDEPTSALDPEMVNEVLDVMVSLAQEGMTMMCVTHEMGFARKVADRMVFMDQGQILEDVPTDVFFGDLEGRPQRVQTFLSKELRL, from the coding sequence ATGATCCGTATCGATAGTGTTTCCAAGTGGTATGGCACGTTTCAGGTGCTCAAGGACTGTACGGCCCAGGTGGACCGTCAGGAAGTGGTGGTGGTGTGCGGGCCTTCGGGCTCGGGCAAGTCCACCTTGTTGAAAACCGTCAATGGTCTGGAACCGTTCCAGCAAGGCACGATTCTGGTGGACGGCGTTTCCGTCGGCGATCCTGCGACGAATCTGCCGGAACTGCGCAGCCGGGTTGGGATGGTGTTTCAGAACTTCGAGCTGTTTCCGCATTTGAATGTCTTGGCCAATCTGACCTTGGCACAACGTAAAGTGCTGGGCAGGGGTCGTGATGAAGCGTCCGAACGGGCCTTGCTGTACCTGGATCGGGTGGGCCTGAAGGCGATGGCGGATCGCTATCCGGCCAGTTTGTCGGGTGGGCAGCAACAACGTGTCGCCATTGCACGGGCCTTGTGTATGGACCCGGTCTGCATGTTGTTTGACGAGCCTACCTCGGCTTTGGACCCGGAAATGGTCAACGAGGTGCTGGATGTGATGGTCAGCTTGGCGCAAGAGGGTATGACCATGATGTGCGTCACCCATGAAATGGGCTTTGCCCGCAAAGTGGCGGACCGGATGGTTTTCATGGATCAGGGCCAGATTCTGGAGGACGTACCCACGGATGTATTCTTTGGTGATCTGGAGGGCCGGCCACAGCGAGTGCAAACCTTTTTGTCCAAGGAGCTGCGTCTGTAG
- a CDS encoding NADH:ubiquinone reductase (Na(+)-transporting) subunit F encodes MTYQVTVEPTGDVVEVEDGQTLLDAALRQGVWLPFACGHGTCGTCKVQVLEGYADAGDASSFALMDSERDEGKLLACCCLPESDMVIEADVDVDPDFQGLPVEDYQGKVVLIEDLSPTIKHIRLELDRPMAFQAGQYINLQVPSIDSTRAFSIANPPSMAGIIDLHVRKVEGGAGTTWLHEELEVGQSLDVSGPYGQFFVRKSDPQGAIFIAGGSGLSSPESMIMDLLEEGDTRPIYLFQGARNKAELYHADHFYQLAEKHDNFHYIPALNAPLPEDAWEGFVGFVHEAVGQFFEQRCSGNKAYLCGPPPMIEAAISTLMQSRLFERDIHMEQFLTAADGASGKVRSALFKRI; translated from the coding sequence ATGACGTATCAGGTAACCGTAGAACCCACAGGTGATGTGGTCGAGGTGGAAGACGGACAAACCTTGTTGGACGCGGCGTTGCGACAAGGGGTTTGGTTGCCTTTTGCCTGTGGACATGGAACCTGTGGCACCTGCAAGGTGCAGGTGCTGGAAGGTTATGCAGACGCAGGCGATGCGTCCAGCTTTGCCCTGATGGATTCGGAGCGGGACGAAGGCAAGCTGCTGGCTTGCTGCTGCCTGCCCGAATCCGATATGGTCATCGAGGCCGATGTGGACGTGGACCCGGATTTTCAGGGGCTGCCCGTCGAGGATTATCAGGGCAAGGTCGTCCTGATTGAAGACTTGTCGCCCACGATCAAGCACATCCGCCTCGAACTGGATCGTCCGATGGCGTTCCAGGCCGGGCAGTACATCAACCTGCAGGTGCCGTCCATCGACAGTACCCGTGCTTTCTCCATTGCGAATCCGCCGTCCATGGCCGGCATTATCGATTTGCACGTACGCAAGGTGGAAGGGGGCGCAGGCACGACCTGGCTGCACGAGGAACTGGAAGTGGGGCAGTCTCTGGATGTGTCTGGTCCTTATGGGCAGTTTTTTGTGCGCAAGTCCGATCCACAAGGTGCGATTTTCATCGCCGGTGGCTCGGGCCTGTCCAGCCCCGAATCCATGATTATGGATTTGCTGGAAGAGGGCGATACCCGTCCTATTTATCTATTCCAGGGGGCGCGCAATAAAGCCGAGTTGTATCACGCCGATCATTTCTATCAGCTAGCTGAAAAGCATGACAATTTTCACTACATTCCGGCCTTGAATGCGCCCTTGCCGGAAGATGCCTGGGAAGGCTTTGTAGGCTTTGTACACGAGGCAGTGGGGCAGTTCTTTGAGCAACGCTGTTCAGGCAATAAAGCCTATTTGTGTGGACCGCCGCCCATGATCGAAGCGGCGATCTCCACCTTGATGCAAAGCCGTCTTTTTGAGCGTGACATTCACATGGAGCAGTTTCTGACAGCGGCAGATGGGGCAAGCGGCAAGGTGCGCTCGGCCTTGTTCAAGCGTATTTAA
- a CDS encoding aromatic ring-hydroxylating oxygenase subunit alpha: MLDRVVQLPVNIYTDPDILEKETSSVFRHYPMLVGHASRIQEPGSYLLSDWDSFPYVIVRTQEGHLRGFLNICRHRGARLVAGTEPCLKAFVCPFHGWSYDLDGKLKGVTKPYNFPDLDKHAFSLIELPVAERAGLIWIHPTPGATINLEHFLGFVGEDLDHFGLTELVPYRKSQIIKEANWKLLIKTYLEGYHVPYLHRDTLSHAFRKGVIAHHEYGPHIRLAAARTNFQEIVNVQADQRRILDFASVYYSIFPHAFFIMHPDYVSINLFYPEAPNRTIWTHEMLYRPEQFHGEAGMKALEKRFSYTNDVVFDGEDFAIAEGVQRGLVHGGNVMHTLGLEEGLLAIFQQNIENALMAHPSSPFIAKGPD, encoded by the coding sequence ATGCTTGATCGTGTCGTGCAACTTCCTGTGAATATTTATACAGACCCCGATATTCTGGAAAAAGAAACGAGCAGTGTATTTCGGCATTATCCGATGCTGGTTGGACACGCTTCACGCATTCAGGAACCGGGTAGTTATTTACTGAGTGATTGGGATTCATTCCCGTATGTCATCGTGCGAACTCAAGAAGGCCATCTGCGCGGGTTCCTTAATATCTGCCGTCATCGTGGCGCGCGCCTCGTTGCTGGCACGGAACCGTGTCTGAAGGCTTTCGTCTGCCCTTTTCATGGATGGTCCTATGACTTGGACGGCAAGCTTAAAGGAGTGACAAAACCCTATAATTTTCCGGATCTCGATAAGCACGCGTTTTCATTGATCGAACTGCCTGTCGCGGAGCGGGCCGGTCTCATCTGGATTCACCCCACGCCAGGCGCAACGATAAATCTGGAGCACTTTCTTGGCTTTGTCGGCGAGGACCTCGATCATTTCGGCCTGACGGAGCTTGTGCCTTACCGCAAGTCCCAAATTATCAAAGAAGCGAATTGGAAACTGTTGATCAAGACCTATCTTGAAGGCTATCACGTCCCTTATCTTCACCGCGATACGCTGTCACATGCCTTTCGCAAGGGCGTTATCGCCCACCATGAATATGGGCCACATATTCGCTTGGCGGCGGCGCGAACCAACTTTCAGGAAATAGTGAATGTGCAGGCGGACCAGCGGCGTATTCTTGATTTCGCATCGGTTTACTACTCTATTTTCCCGCACGCTTTTTTTATTATGCATCCAGATTACGTGTCCATTAATCTGTTCTATCCAGAGGCACCGAATCGAACCATCTGGACACATGAAATGTTGTATCGGCCCGAGCAGTTTCACGGAGAAGCGGGCATGAAGGCGCTAGAAAAACGTTTCAGCTATACGAATGATGTCGTATTCGATGGAGAGGATTTCGCCATAGCCGAAGGCGTGCAGCGGGGTTTGGTACATGGAGGCAATGTCATGCACACACTAGGGCTCGAAGAGGGGCTGCTGGCCATATTTCAACAAAATATTGAAAATGCGCTCATGGCGCACCCGTCGAGCCCTTTCATTGCCAAAGGGCCCGACTGA
- a CDS encoding amino acid ABC transporter permease has translation MPSSDFWLAPHYVGWLLQGFWVTIQLSLVVSFAATILGFLVCIARLSPFVCLAWPVRAYLSLFRNTPLLVQLFFWYFGASALMPPELVQWLNTQHILQLVLFDVQWPSFEMLAAFVGLTIYTTAFVAEELRSGVRAVRKGQWAAAASLGMSSMQVWRCVVMPQALRNTFPSLIGQYMNVIKNTSLTMAIGLAELSYASRQVETETFKTFQSFGIATLLYVLLVMLVEVGGQCLQRHRLQVRGGLS, from the coding sequence ATGCCGTCTTCTGATTTCTGGCTGGCACCCCACTATGTGGGCTGGTTGCTTCAAGGGTTCTGGGTCACGATCCAGCTCTCTTTAGTTGTCTCTTTCGCTGCAACTATTTTGGGCTTTCTGGTGTGTATTGCCAGACTGTCGCCCTTTGTCTGCTTGGCCTGGCCGGTGCGCGCTTATCTGAGTCTGTTCCGTAATACGCCCTTGTTGGTGCAATTGTTCTTCTGGTATTTCGGAGCCTCGGCCTTGATGCCGCCGGAGCTGGTGCAATGGTTGAACACTCAGCATATCTTGCAACTGGTCTTGTTCGATGTGCAGTGGCCCAGTTTCGAGATGCTGGCCGCTTTTGTGGGTTTGACGATCTACACCACGGCTTTTGTAGCTGAAGAGTTACGCTCCGGCGTGCGGGCAGTGCGCAAAGGCCAATGGGCCGCTGCCGCTTCTTTGGGTATGTCGTCCATGCAGGTCTGGCGCTGTGTGGTGATGCCGCAGGCTTTGCGCAATACCTTTCCCTCGCTGATCGGGCAGTACATGAATGTCATCAAGAACACCTCGCTGACCATGGCCATTGGCTTGGCCGAGCTCTCTTATGCCTCCCGTCAGGTGGAAACGGAAACCTTCAAGACCTTCCAGTCCTTTGGGATTGCCACGCTGCTGTATGTTTTGTTGGTCATGCTGGTGGAGGTGGGAGGGCAGTGCTTGCAACGCCATCGCCTGCAAGTGCGAGGTGGGCTGTCATGA
- a CDS encoding sigma-54-dependent Fis family transcriptional regulator — protein sequence MGATELTLPLSQDLIDAIRFDAREGKIWFGEQRMLLLHASGFGQLRKELIASLGSERAKYFLMRFGYHAGMKDAEVSQKVRPDLSLKETFLAGPQMHTIRGMVKVVPTSLTFDRDAGQYYGEFDWFDSYEVSNHQKEHGQSSEPVCWSLLGYASGYTSFYMGKSIIYKETQCGAMGHSHCKIVGKPAEEWEADDPEIDRFMLPDPVQDELFALRCELVKLREQEFKHSSANFTLPNSIGQSAAYQAACHLLEKAAQSKVSVLLLGETGVGKEAFARGLHAASDRADQPFIAVNCASIPPELIESELFGVEKGAYTGAHKSRPGRFERAQSGTIFLDEIVELSPRSQAALLRVLQEQELERVGDENIRHIDVRVVAATNEDLAEAVQKGTFRADLYYRLNVFPIHIPPLRERKEDIPLLTEYFLNKYSSMYKKHVLGVSDRSRELLMQYDWPGNIREFENMIERGVILTEHNHEIETHHLFPQQKSALQYLSSLNTQGYMAKETCFTANQTQCVEHLLETPFNLDDLEEQIIQLTLKKTNGNISEAARRLGLTRPALAYRLKKVAMPA from the coding sequence ATGGGGGCTACGGAACTCACACTGCCATTAAGTCAGGACCTGATCGACGCCATTCGCTTTGATGCCCGTGAAGGAAAAATATGGTTTGGCGAGCAGCGCATGCTTTTGCTGCATGCCAGCGGTTTTGGCCAGCTACGCAAGGAGCTGATTGCCTCTTTGGGCAGCGAGCGCGCCAAATACTTTCTGATGCGCTTTGGCTACCACGCCGGCATGAAAGATGCTGAAGTGTCCCAAAAAGTGCGCCCGGACCTCTCATTGAAAGAGACCTTTCTGGCCGGCCCACAAATGCACACCATTCGCGGCATGGTCAAAGTGGTGCCTACTTCTCTGACTTTTGATCGCGATGCCGGCCAGTACTACGGCGAATTTGACTGGTTTGATTCCTACGAAGTCAGCAATCACCAGAAAGAGCACGGCCAATCCAGCGAGCCGGTCTGTTGGAGCTTGCTTGGGTATGCCAGTGGCTACACCAGCTTCTATATGGGCAAGAGCATCATCTACAAAGAAACCCAATGCGGCGCCATGGGCCACAGCCACTGCAAGATCGTGGGCAAGCCTGCCGAAGAGTGGGAAGCGGATGACCCCGAGATTGACCGCTTCATGCTGCCTGACCCGGTTCAGGACGAACTGTTTGCCTTGCGATGTGAGCTGGTGAAGTTGCGCGAACAGGAGTTCAAACACTCCAGCGCCAACTTCACCTTGCCCAACTCCATTGGCCAGTCCGCCGCCTACCAGGCCGCCTGTCATCTGCTGGAAAAGGCGGCACAAAGCAAAGTCTCCGTGCTGCTGCTGGGGGAAACCGGCGTCGGGAAAGAAGCCTTCGCGCGCGGCCTGCACGCCGCCAGCGATCGGGCAGATCAGCCCTTTATTGCAGTGAACTGTGCGTCCATTCCCCCGGAGCTGATTGAGTCAGAACTATTTGGTGTCGAGAAAGGTGCTTATACCGGCGCGCATAAATCCCGCCCCGGTCGCTTTGAGCGTGCCCAGAGTGGCACCATCTTTCTGGATGAAATCGTGGAGCTATCGCCCCGGTCCCAGGCCGCCCTGCTCCGTGTCTTGCAGGAACAGGAGCTGGAGCGCGTCGGTGATGAAAACATCCGCCATATCGATGTACGCGTCGTGGCCGCCACCAACGAAGATCTGGCCGAGGCCGTACAAAAAGGCACTTTCCGTGCCGACCTGTACTATCGCCTGAATGTCTTTCCCATCCACATCCCGCCTCTACGTGAACGCAAGGAAGACATTCCGCTACTGACCGAATATTTCCTGAACAAGTACTCCAGCATGTACAAAAAACATGTGCTGGGGGTGAGCGACCGCAGCCGGGAATTGTTGATGCAGTACGACTGGCCAGGCAATATCCGCGAGTTCGAGAACATGATCGAGCGCGGTGTCATCCTGACCGAACACAATCATGAAATCGAAACCCACCACCTGTTTCCGCAGCAGAAAAGCGCTTTGCAATATCTGAGCAGCCTGAATACCCAGGGCTATATGGCCAAGGAAACCTGTTTTACGGCAAACCAGACCCAATGCGTGGAGCATTTGCTGGAGACACCCTTCAATCTGGATGATTTAGAAGAACAAATCATTCAATTGACGTTGAAGAAAACGAACGGGAATATTTCAGAAGCGGCGCGCAGGCTGGGGCTGACTAGGCCTGCTTTGGCATATCGGCTGAAAAAGGTGGCGATGCCAGCGTAA
- a CDS encoding phenol hydroxylase subunit produces MSDTSLPTLTKYVRVRSPANARFVEFDFAIGQPDLFVELVMPPAAFEQFCLQNNVQPMSEEQMRVNDENEEKWRFGYDTLVGNSRQAEAQ; encoded by the coding sequence ATGTCAGACACGAGCTTGCCCACTTTGACAAAGTACGTACGCGTGCGCAGTCCGGCCAATGCCCGCTTTGTGGAATTTGATTTTGCTATTGGTCAGCCGGACCTGTTTGTGGAACTGGTCATGCCACCGGCGGCATTTGAGCAGTTTTGCCTGCAGAACAATGTCCAGCCCATGAGCGAGGAGCAAATGCGGGTCAATGACGAGAACGAAGAAAAATGGCGTTTTGGTTATGACACTTTGGTCGGTAACAGCCGTCAGGCTGAAGCCCAGTAG
- a CDS encoding ABC transporter substrate-binding protein has protein sequence MKSFLSIAATLTLALVAGVAQADRLDDIKKTGVLKVASFDSNPPFGFVDQKSRQITGLDVDFAQALADKLGVKLEVLPTNPANRVPLLTSNKVDLVLANFTITEERAKQVDFSIPYFASGQQFLAKKGVLSSPEQLNSLRIGVDKGTVNEIVLREKYPQAKLVAYDDTPFAFTALRNGNVQAITQDGPKLIGLLANVPDKENYEIPAFSISEDLIGIGIPKGETALKSFVDETLLELETQGKAQAIYDVWFGPQSKTPLDRLYRIGQQQ, from the coding sequence ATGAAGTCGTTTTTAAGCATTGCCGCAACCCTTACCCTGGCGTTGGTGGCTGGCGTGGCCCAGGCTGATCGTCTGGATGACATCAAGAAAACGGGTGTCTTGAAAGTAGCGTCTTTTGACAGCAACCCACCGTTTGGTTTTGTAGATCAGAAGTCCCGTCAGATCACCGGTCTGGATGTGGATTTTGCCCAGGCTCTGGCCGACAAACTGGGTGTGAAGCTGGAGGTCTTACCGACCAACCCGGCCAATCGTGTGCCGCTGCTGACGTCCAATAAAGTGGACCTGGTTCTGGCCAACTTCACCATCACGGAAGAGCGCGCCAAGCAAGTTGATTTCAGCATTCCGTACTTTGCATCAGGCCAGCAGTTCCTGGCCAAGAAAGGCGTCTTGTCCTCTCCCGAGCAGTTGAACTCGCTGCGTATTGGCGTGGATAAAGGTACGGTCAATGAGATCGTCCTGCGTGAAAAATACCCCCAGGCCAAGCTGGTTGCCTATGACGATACGCCCTTCGCCTTTACCGCTTTGCGTAATGGCAATGTGCAAGCCATTACTCAGGATGGCCCCAAGCTGATCGGTCTGCTGGCCAATGTGCCGGACAAGGAAAACTATGAAATCCCGGCCTTCAGCATTTCCGAGGACTTGATCGGCATTGGTATCCCCAAAGGCGAGACAGCACTGAAATCCTTTGTGGATGAAACTTTGCTGGAGCTGGAAACCCAGGGCAAGGCACAAGCCATTTATGACGTCTGGTTTGGCCCGCAATCCAAGACCCCGCTAGATCGCTTGTACCGCATCGGTCAGCAACAGTAA
- a CDS encoding aromatic/alkene/methane monooxygenase hydroxylase/oxygenase subunit alpha: MATKKLNIKDKYRYLTRDLDWEFSYQDRKDAFPYEEFEGIKITDWSKWEDPFRLTMDAYWKYQAEKEKKLYAIFDAFAQNNGQMNISDPRYLNAIKVFLTAVTPLEYQAYQGYSHVGRQFSGIGARIACQMQSIDELRHVQTQVHAMSHYNKFFNGFQDWSHMHDRVWYLSVPKSFFEDARAAGPFEFLLAISFSFEYVLTNLLFVPFMSGAAYNGDMATVTFGFSSQSDEARHMTLGLEVIKFLLEQHEDNVPIVQEWIDKWFWRGTRLLSVVAMMMDYMLPNKVMSWKEAWEVYFEQAGGALFKDLARYGIRMPKYSDVIEKEKEHISHQAWWIFYNFGHAAGFHTWIPSDEELDWLSAKYPDTFDKYYRPRWEMAKKMEAEGKRFYSSGLPQLCQVCQVPMTFTDMDKPDEITYRQSQYKGERYHTCSDGCRDIFEHEPEKYIQAWLPVNQILQGGCGGPELEKILSDYYQLNVGVDNMDFKGSVDEARWNEWKGVTA; this comes from the coding sequence ATGGCCACGAAAAAACTAAATATCAAAGACAAATATCGTTATCTGACGCGTGATCTGGACTGGGAATTCAGCTATCAGGATCGCAAGGACGCCTTCCCCTACGAGGAGTTCGAGGGCATCAAGATTACCGACTGGTCCAAATGGGAAGATCCGTTCCGTCTGACAATGGACGCGTACTGGAAGTACCAGGCTGAAAAAGAAAAGAAGCTGTACGCCATTTTTGATGCCTTCGCGCAGAACAATGGCCAGATGAATATTTCCGATCCGCGTTATCTGAACGCGATCAAGGTGTTCCTGACGGCGGTGACCCCGCTGGAATACCAGGCTTACCAGGGCTACTCCCATGTGGGACGTCAATTCAGCGGTATTGGCGCACGTATTGCGTGCCAGATGCAGTCGATTGACGAGCTGCGTCACGTCCAGACGCAGGTTCACGCCATGAGCCACTACAACAAGTTTTTCAATGGCTTCCAGGACTGGAGCCATATGCACGACCGCGTCTGGTACCTGTCCGTGCCCAAGTCTTTTTTTGAAGATGCCCGTGCTGCAGGCCCCTTTGAATTTCTGTTGGCAATCAGCTTCTCCTTCGAGTATGTGCTGACCAACTTGCTGTTCGTGCCCTTTATGTCGGGTGCGGCCTACAACGGCGACATGGCCACCGTGACTTTCGGCTTCAGCTCACAGTCTGATGAAGCACGCCACATGACGCTGGGTCTGGAAGTGATCAAGTTCCTGCTGGAGCAGCACGAGGACAACGTGCCGATTGTGCAGGAATGGATCGACAAATGGTTCTGGCGCGGCACCCGCCTGCTGTCCGTGGTGGCCATGATGATGGACTATATGCTTCCCAACAAGGTCATGTCCTGGAAAGAGGCTTGGGAGGTCTATTTCGAGCAGGCCGGTGGCGCATTGTTCAAGGATCTGGCCCGCTATGGCATTCGCATGCCCAAGTACAGCGATGTGATCGAGAAAGAGAAAGAGCACATCTCGCACCAAGCCTGGTGGATTTTCTACAACTTCGGCCATGCTGCCGGTTTCCACACCTGGATCCCCAGCGACGAGGAACTGGATTGGCTGAGCGCCAAGTACCCCGATACGTTCGACAAGTACTACCGCCCACGTTGGGAAATGGCCAAAAAGATGGAAGCCGAAGGCAAGCGTTTCTATTCCAGTGGCCTGCCACAACTGTGCCAGGTATGCCAGGTGCCCATGACCTTTACCGACATGGACAAGCCCGACGAAATTACCTATCGCCAAAGTCAGTACAAGGGCGAGCGTTACCACACGTGCTCGGATGGCTGCCGCGACATTTTCGAGCACGAGCCTGAAAAGTACATCCAGGCCTGGCTGCCGGTGAACCAGATCCTGCAAGGCGGCTGCGGTGGTCCTGAGCTGGAGAAGATCCTGAGCGACTACTACCAGCTGAACGTGGGTGTCGACAATATGGACTTCAAGGGTTCGGTGGACGAAGCGCGCTGGAATGAATGGAAAGGAGTGACGGCCTAG
- a CDS encoding phenol hydroxylase subunit P4 — translation MAVTAITPDYQGYARDQKSHYGESMLLYIGWDEHLLFCSAKAFLVQPDMTVSQLIQQLMPAGFAQHPDFEQIEWSKVQWNLNGEAVELNPNDTLGAQGFDHKSLLRFKTPGLNGYKGTGV, via the coding sequence ATGGCAGTTACTGCAATTACCCCGGACTACCAAGGCTACGCGCGCGATCAGAAATCGCATTACGGCGAAAGCATGTTGTTGTACATCGGTTGGGATGAGCACTTGTTGTTCTGCTCAGCCAAGGCTTTTCTGGTTCAGCCCGACATGACGGTGTCGCAACTGATTCAGCAATTGATGCCGGCCGGCTTTGCCCAGCACCCTGACTTCGAACAGATCGAGTGGAGCAAGGTGCAATGGAATCTGAATGGCGAGGCGGTTGAACTGAACCCGAACGACACCTTGGGTGCCCAGGGCTTTGATCACAAATCCTTGTTGCGTTTCAAAACCCCTGGCCTGAATGGCTACAAGGGTACGGGCGTATAA
- a CDS encoding aromatic/alkene monooxygenase hydroxylase subunit beta: MTLEIKTASLQPVRQTFANVARRFGEKPATRYQEATYDAQATANFHYRPLWMPDKTLNDPTHTAIQMKDWYVFRDPRQFYYGAYVQNRARMQEAAETNYGFFEKRDLAQYLSEEVKAKVTRLLLPLRHIEQTANLNFMSGSAYGYGTTITQACLYAGMDALGMAQYVSRIGLLIDGNSADSLSQAKEAWMQDAAWQGLRALCEKTLVQKDWFELLLVQSLLINTVVHQVVYQGLVADLAKEGGRDLDMLLEFMLDCHKDLSNWSDSVFKIAVAESEQNKQQLQNWLDQWLPQVQAAFMPYIQAAFADQADQVWAQVQETIAKRVTKAGLSLGGEA, translated from the coding sequence ATGACATTAGAAATTAAAACGGCCAGTTTGCAGCCCGTGCGGCAAACCTTCGCCAACGTGGCTCGCCGCTTTGGTGAAAAGCCGGCTACCCGCTACCAGGAAGCGACATACGATGCCCAGGCGACGGCCAACTTTCATTACCGGCCCCTGTGGATGCCGGATAAGACCCTGAATGACCCCACGCATACCGCCATCCAGATGAAGGATTGGTATGTGTTCCGTGACCCCCGTCAGTTCTACTACGGTGCTTACGTGCAAAACCGTGCCCGCATGCAGGAAGCGGCTGAAACCAATTACGGCTTTTTTGAAAAGCGTGATCTGGCCCAGTACCTGAGCGAGGAGGTCAAAGCCAAGGTCACCCGTTTGCTGCTGCCTTTGCGCCACATCGAGCAAACCGCCAATCTGAACTTCATGTCCGGCTCGGCCTATGGGTATGGCACCACTATTACCCAAGCCTGTCTCTATGCCGGGATGGACGCGCTGGGTATGGCGCAATACGTCTCCCGTATTGGCCTGCTGATTGATGGCAATAGTGCCGATTCCCTGAGCCAAGCCAAAGAGGCCTGGATGCAGGATGCGGCCTGGCAAGGTCTGCGTGCCTTGTGCGAAAAAACGCTGGTTCAGAAAGACTGGTTTGAACTGCTGCTGGTGCAGTCCTTGCTGATCAACACCGTGGTGCATCAAGTGGTGTACCAGGGCCTGGTGGCGGATCTGGCCAAGGAAGGCGGCCGCGATCTGGATATGCTGCTGGAGTTCATGCTGGATTGCCATAAAGATCTGTCCAACTGGAGCGATAGCGTCTTCAAGATTGCCGTTGCTGAAAGCGAGCAAAACAAGCAGCAATTGCAAAACTGGCTGGATCAGTGGCTGCCGCAAGTGCAAGCCGCCTTCATGCCCTACATCCAGGCGGCCTTTGCCGACCAGGCTGATCAAGTCTGGGCACAAGTGCAGGAAACCATTGCCAAACGCGTCACGAAAGCAGGCCTGAGCCTGGGGGGAGAAGCCTGA